Part of the Streptomyces antimycoticus genome, CCGCATCACGGCGCGGCAGGCCGGGGACTGGGGCCTGGTGTCGGCCGTGGTGCCCGATCGCGTGGCGCTGGACGCGGAGGTCGAGCGGGTGCTGAAGACCATGCTGGGCTACTCGCCACTGGCCTTGCGCACCGCCAAGGAGGTCCTCGACAAGGGGGTCGACGCACCGCTCTACTCCGGGATCGAGCTGGAGCGCAAGGCGTACGCGATGCTGCGGTCGAGCCACGACTTCGCCGAGGGCGTCGCCGCGTTCGGCGAGAAGCGTGCCCCGAAGTTCCAGGGCCGGTGATCTGATCCATGAAAGCCGCACCGTTCGCCTACGTTCGTCCCTCGCGTCTGTCCGACGCGGTCGCCGAGCTGGCGGAGACCCGCGGGGGCGGCAAGGTCATCGCGGGTGGGCAGTCGCTGGCACCGGTGCTCGCCATGCGGCTCGCCCGCCCCGACACGCTGATCGACATCAACTCGATCGAAGAACTCGGGGCGCTGACCCGCTCCGGGTCGGCGCTGCACATCGGCGCGGTCGTACGGCAGCGCCGTGTGGAGCGGGACCCGCTCAGCGGAAGTGTTCCCTTGCTGCGCCTGGCGCTGCCCTGGGTGGGCCACCGCGAACTGCGCAGCCGGGGGACGGTGTGCGGCAGTCTCGCCCACGCCGACCCGGCCGCCGAGCTGCCCGCCGTGGCCTGCTGCCTCGACGCGGAGTTGACGCTGACCGGGCCGAGTGGCCACCGGCGCGTGTCCGCCCGGGAGTTCTTCCACGGCGCGATGACCACCGCGCTGACCCCCGACGAGATCCTCACCTCCGTACGGCTGCCCGTGGCCGCCGAGGGGGACGGGTTCGGATTCGCCGAAATCGCCCGACGCCATGGCGACTTCGCGCTCGCGGGCGTCGCCGTGCGGGTACGTCTGCGCGCCGGCCGTCCGGAGGCGACGCTGACCGCGTTCGGCGTGTCCGACCGGCCGGTCACCCGTGACGTCTCCGAGCAGCTCGCCGCCGCGGTCACCGGCAGCGGCGACGCGTCCGCGGACCGGCTCAAGGGGCCGCTCTCCGCTGTCGCCGACGAGATCGTCGACACCGACGGCGACATCCACGCATCCAGGGACTACCGGCGCCGGCTGCTTCTCGCCCTGGCCGGCCGGGAGCTGTCCAAGGCTTACGAGCGCGCCCGCGACGGCGCTTAGGAGGTGGCCACGTGACCGTCAACGAAGCCGTGCCCCGCGGTGAGGGGGCGCCCTTCACACCGCGCCCGGTGAAGGCGGGCGCGGACGATCCGGTCGAGGTCCGCATGACCGTCAACGGGACGCCCACGGCGCTCAGCCTCCCGGCGCGGGTCACCCTCGCCGACGCGCTGCGTGACCACCTCGGCCTCACCGGTACGCATGTCGGTTGCGAGCACGGGGTCTGCGGTATGTGCACCGTGCTCGTCGACGGCGAGGCCGCCCGCGCCTGTCTGCTGTTCGCCGTGCAGCTGGACGGGGCGGACATCGTCACCGTCGAGGGCCTGGGACGACCCGAGGCCCTGCACCCGCTGCAGGAGTCGTTCGGGCGTCACCACGCCCTGCAGTGTGGCTTCTGCACCCCCGGATTCCTGATGAGCTCCTACGACCTGCTGACCAACCAGCCGGACGTCACCGAGGAGGAGCTGCCGGAGGAGCTGTCGGGCGTCATCTGCCGCTGCACCGGGTACCGGAACATCCTCACCGCGGTGGACGAGACCCGGCGCGCACACCCCGAGGGCGTCCCCGCGCCGGGCAACTGCGGGCGCACGGCGCTCGTCGGCCGTGCCGGGCAGGGCGCGGACGCGTCCGACGGCCCGGACGAGACCGAGAACGCGGCGTCGTCGGGCACCCAGGACATCGTGCTGCCGGGTGGCGATCCCACGATCGCGGTGCGGATCACCACGGGGATCGACCTGCCCGAGGACAGGGTCTGGGGCGTTCTCGACGACATCCACCTGCTGGCGCGTTGTCTGCCGGGCGCGGAGCTCACCGATGACTACGGCCATGGCCACTACGCGGGCCGGGCCCGGGTCTCCGTGGGACCGGTCAAACTGACGTTCAACGGGGTGGCGCAGATCCTCGAACACGACCGCGCGGCCGGTCGGCTGCGGGCCATCGCGCAAGGGCAGGACACCGGTGGAGCGCAGACACAGGCGGACATCACCCTGACCACCGAGGCCACGGAGACCGGCACCGCCATGCACGCCGACGCCAAGGTCTATCTCACCGGCCGCATCGCCCAGTTCGGGCGCGCTCTCGCCGGTGACGTCAGCCGCCGGATGTTCGAGCAGTTCGCCGACGCCGTCACCGAAGCGGCGGCATCCGGGCAGGCCCCGTCCGGCCCGGTGAAGGCCCCCAGCGCCTTGAGCCTGGTGTTCGCCCCCCTGCTCGACCGCGTCAAGCGGCTGCTGCGCAGGGGCGGAAGGCGTCGGCGCGGCGGCCGCGAGAAGGAGCGTTAGGACCCAGGTGTTAGTGCCACCCCTCGTCGCCGACCGCGACGCCCCCGGATTCCCGCCGAAGCCACGGGGCCCACCCACATCACACTCCGACATCGAGGAGAGCACCTTGACTCCCGCCGCCCAGGAGTACTCCAAGTCGCCCAGAGCCGCGATATTCGCGTCGGTCGCAGGATGGTCGTTCGACCTGTTCGATCTGTTTCTGCTGCTTTACGTCGCAGGGCCGGTCAGCAAGAGTATCTTTCCCACCTCGAATCCGACTCTCGGTATCGCCGCGGTGTTCGGCTCGTTCGCCGTCACGGTGATCATGCGTCCGGTCGGCGCCGCGGTCTTCGGTGAGGTGGCCGACCGCAGGGGCCGCAAGAAGGCCATGGTGGTGGTGATGGGCGGTGTGGGCCTGACCACGGCGGCCATGGGACTCGTGCCGAGTTATGCCGTGGTCGGCGTGCTCGCTCCCGTCCTCTTCCTGACCCTCCGGGTGGCGCAGGGCCTGTTCGTCGGCGGTGTCACCGCGACCACGCACACATTGGGCACGGAGAGCATCGGCCCGCGCCGGCGAGGTCTGATGAGCGGACTGATCGGTGCCGGCGGGGCGGGCCTGGGTGCGGCGCTGGCCAGTGTGGCGTACATCGCCGTCTCCGCCGTGTTCCCCGGCCCGGCCTTCGAGGAGTGGGGCTGGCGGGTGCTGTTCTTCTGCGGGCTCGCCGGGGCGTTGCTGAGTCTGTTCGTCTCCAGGAAGGTTGACGAATCACCGGCCTGGGACGGGGGCGAGGCCGGCCGGGCCCCCGAGCCGGTGCCGTTCCGTGCACTCCTCCGCGGCACGGGCAAGAAGGTCCTCGCGCTGAACATCGCCGTCGCGGCGGGTGGCGGGGCGCAGTACTACCTGACATCGGGCTTCCTGCCCACCCTGCTCAGTGAGATCGTGCCCGTCGGCGAGAGCCTGCGCGGGACGATCCTGCTGGTCTGCAGCCTGGCTGTGGTGGTCGCGGCGATCGGTGCGGGGGAGCTGAGCGAGCGGCTCGGCCGCCGTAGAACCATGCTGGGCTTCGGGCTGTGCAACCTCGTCGCCCTGCCGACCGTGGTGTGGGCCATCACGGGAGCCGGAGGCGAGCGAGGCGCCACCGTGACCGTGCTGTGCGTGATCATGGTGATGCTGTCCAACGCGGCCTATGCGCCACTGATGATCTTCCTGAACGAGCGGTATCCGACGGAGCTGCGGGCCAGGGGCACGGCGGTCAGCTGGAACATGGGCTTCATGCTCGGCGGCCTCACGCCGACGTTCGTCACCCTGCTCAGTCCTGATCTCGCCCATGTTCCTTCGCGGCTGGTGTTCTTCCTGGCCGGATCGAGCCTGGTGTTCGTCGTCGCGCTCATCGCCGTCCCGGAGACCCGGGGCTCGGTGTCCTTCGGCCGACGGCCGGAACGGGTCGGAAACCGCGATGGCGGGACCGTTGACAGGGTCTGAAATCTCGCCTAGCGTCCAAAATATTGAACAGATGGTATGAAGCATACGGTCCGTTGAGCATCGTTGCCGCGATGCGGGGCCACCTGTCGGGAGAGGGTCGACGATGACCGGCACATTCCACGCACGCATCCCCTATGAGTCGCTGGACCCGCTGACCATCGGCGTCATGGACGACGAGAGCAACGTCCGCCGCGAAGAACTCGAACTCGACATCCCCGAGCGCAACCTGCTCGCGGCGATCTACCCCGACGAACCCCCCGCGGTGCCGAACACCACCGACGAGGCGCGGCGCGCACTGGCCAACCCGGTGGCGGGGCCGAGTCTCGCGCAGTTGCTCGAGGGCGGCCGGAGCATCACGGTCATCATCGACAACCAGTTCCGGCCCACACCTGCCTCGAAGATCCTTCCGGCGGTACTCGACGAGATCGAACGGGCGGGCACGACCAAGGCCACCGTCATCACCGGCAACGGCAAGGTCATTTCGATGTCGCAGCGCGACATCGAGCAGAAGGTCGGCCGGGACAACCTCGCGCGCATGGCCCGGCTGGGCATCCCGCTGCTCCAGAACGACCCCCTCAACTACGACGTCTACACCCACCTCGGCGTCACATCGCGGGGCACACCCGCATGGGTGCATGAGTCCGTGACCAGCCACGACGTGGTGATCGCGATCGGACAGGCGCAGGCCAACCACTGGGGCTACGGCGGAGGCGGCAAGCTGGTCATGCCGGGAGTCTGCGCCGACATCACCATCGAGGCCAATCACGGCAACTTCGTGATGTCGCCCCAGACGCACTACGGGGCGCTGGCCGGGCCGATGCGCTCGGACATCGACGAGATCGCCACGATGGCCGGGCTCACCGCGACCCTGGACGTCCTGCTCGACACCCGCGGCAAGGTGATCGAGATGAACTTCGGGGCACATCCGGTGTCGCACCGCAGGACCATCGAGCGGTTCAACGAGATCTACGCCTTCGACAGCCCGG contains:
- a CDS encoding FAD binding domain-containing protein — its product is MKAAPFAYVRPSRLSDAVAELAETRGGGKVIAGGQSLAPVLAMRLARPDTLIDINSIEELGALTRSGSALHIGAVVRQRRVERDPLSGSVPLLRLALPWVGHRELRSRGTVCGSLAHADPAAELPAVACCLDAELTLTGPSGHRRVSAREFFHGAMTTALTPDEILTSVRLPVAAEGDGFGFAEIARRHGDFALAGVAVRVRLRAGRPEATLTAFGVSDRPVTRDVSEQLAAAVTGSGDASADRLKGPLSAVADEIVDTDGDIHASRDYRRRLLLALAGRELSKAYERARDGA
- a CDS encoding 2Fe-2S iron-sulfur cluster-binding protein, with protein sequence MTVNEAVPRGEGAPFTPRPVKAGADDPVEVRMTVNGTPTALSLPARVTLADALRDHLGLTGTHVGCEHGVCGMCTVLVDGEAARACLLFAVQLDGADIVTVEGLGRPEALHPLQESFGRHHALQCGFCTPGFLMSSYDLLTNQPDVTEEELPEELSGVICRCTGYRNILTAVDETRRAHPEGVPAPGNCGRTALVGRAGQGADASDGPDETENAASSGTQDIVLPGGDPTIAVRITTGIDLPEDRVWGVLDDIHLLARCLPGAELTDDYGHGHYAGRARVSVGPVKLTFNGVAQILEHDRAAGRLRAIAQGQDTGGAQTQADITLTTEATETGTAMHADAKVYLTGRIAQFGRALAGDVSRRMFEQFADAVTEAAASGQAPSGPVKAPSALSLVFAPLLDRVKRLLRRGGRRRRGGREKER
- a CDS encoding MFS transporter — its product is MTPAAQEYSKSPRAAIFASVAGWSFDLFDLFLLLYVAGPVSKSIFPTSNPTLGIAAVFGSFAVTVIMRPVGAAVFGEVADRRGRKKAMVVVMGGVGLTTAAMGLVPSYAVVGVLAPVLFLTLRVAQGLFVGGVTATTHTLGTESIGPRRRGLMSGLIGAGGAGLGAALASVAYIAVSAVFPGPAFEEWGWRVLFFCGLAGALLSLFVSRKVDESPAWDGGEAGRAPEPVPFRALLRGTGKKVLALNIAVAAGGGAQYYLTSGFLPTLLSEIVPVGESLRGTILLVCSLAVVVAAIGAGELSERLGRRRTMLGFGLCNLVALPTVVWAITGAGGERGATVTVLCVIMVMLSNAAYAPLMIFLNERYPTELRARGTAVSWNMGFMLGGLTPTFVTLLSPDLAHVPSRLVFFLAGSSLVFVVALIAVPETRGSVSFGRRPERVGNRDGGTVDRV
- a CDS encoding lactate racemase domain-containing protein; its protein translation is MTGTFHARIPYESLDPLTIGVMDDESNVRREELELDIPERNLLAAIYPDEPPAVPNTTDEARRALANPVAGPSLAQLLEGGRSITVIIDNQFRPTPASKILPAVLDEIERAGTTKATVITGNGKVISMSQRDIEQKVGRDNLARMARLGIPLLQNDPLNYDVYTHLGVTSRGTPAWVHESVTSHDVVIAIGQAQANHWGYGGGGKLVMPGVCADITIEANHGNFVMSPQTHYGALAGPMRSDIDEIATMAGLTATLDVLLDTRGKVIEMNFGAHPVSHRRTIERFNEIYAFDSPVAESSPADIVICGVFAPTDHLFFHTGWGCMSADHVVRDGGTVIYTSPSPGVRTETGFFPGLALMDLMKPYMPPSEAGYHRLLKDIHAREIQMWAGCIWAPIYEVMVRKHLTLVTLEENLAMAADIGIDATTSLDVAFAAAMERHGPDAKVAILPFARYQLPRELVRLDAQPLRFPQEALR